Proteins encoded within one genomic window of Papio anubis isolate 15944 chromosome X, Panubis1.0, whole genome shotgun sequence:
- the CITED1 gene encoding cbp/p300-interacting transactivator 1 isoform X3 — protein sequence MAQQLQLAASLPANLSNFCQGSEMPTTSRPALDVKGGTSPAKEDANQEMSSVAYSNLAVKDRKAVAILHYPGVASNGTKASGAPTSSSGSPIGSPTATPPTKPPSFNLHPTPHLLASMQLQKLNSQYQGMAAATPGQPGEAEPLQNWDFGAQAGGAESLSPSAGAQNPAIIDSDPVDEEVLMSLVVELGLDRANELPELWLGQNEFDFTADFPSSC from the exons ATGG CACAACAGCTCCAGCTGGCAGCATCACTTCCTGCCAATTTATCCAACTTCTGCCAAGGCTCTGAAATGCCAACAACGTCGAGGCCTGCACTTGATGTCAAGGGTGGCACCTCACCTGCGAAGGAG GATGCCAACCAAGAGATGAGCTCCGTGGCCTACTCCAACCTTGCGGTGAAAGATCGCAAAGCAGTGGCCATTCTGCACTACCCTGGGGTAGCCTCAAATGGAACCAAGGCCAGTGGGGCTCCCACTAGTTCCTCAGGATCTCCAATAGGCTCTCCTACCGCCACCCCTCCCACTAAACCCCCATCCTTCAACCTGCACCCCACCCCTCACTTGCTGGCTAGTATGCAGCTGCAGAAACTTAACAGCCAGTATCAGGGTATGGCTGCCGCCACTCCGGGCcaacccggggaggcagagccCCTGCAAAACTGGGACTTTGGGGCCCAGGCGGGAGGGGCGGAATCACTCTCTCCTTCTGCTGGTGCCCAGAACCCTGCTATCATCGATTCGGACCCGGTGGATGAGGAGGTGCTGATGTCGCTGGTGGTGGAACTGGGGTTGGACCGAGCCAATGAGCTTCCAGAGCTGTGGCTGGGGCAGAATGAGTTTGACTTCACTGCGGACTTTCCATCTAGCTGCTGA
- the CITED1 gene encoding cbp/p300-interacting transactivator 1 isoform X2, producing MEPSAQQLQLAASLPANLSNFCQGSEMPTTSRPALDVKGGTSPAKEDANQEMSSVAYSNLAVKDRKAVAILHYPGVASNGTKASGAPTSSSGSPIGSPTATPPTKPPSFNLHPTPHLLASMQLQKLNSQYQGMAAATPGQPGEAEPLQNWDFGAQAGGAESLSPSAGAQNPAIIDSDPVDEEVLMSLVVELGLDRANELPELWLGQNEFDFTADFPSSC from the exons CACAACAGCTCCAGCTGGCAGCATCACTTCCTGCCAATTTATCCAACTTCTGCCAAGGCTCTGAAATGCCAACAACGTCGAGGCCTGCACTTGATGTCAAGGGTGGCACCTCACCTGCGAAGGAG GATGCCAACCAAGAGATGAGCTCCGTGGCCTACTCCAACCTTGCGGTGAAAGATCGCAAAGCAGTGGCCATTCTGCACTACCCTGGGGTAGCCTCAAATGGAACCAAGGCCAGTGGGGCTCCCACTAGTTCCTCAGGATCTCCAATAGGCTCTCCTACCGCCACCCCTCCCACTAAACCCCCATCCTTCAACCTGCACCCCACCCCTCACTTGCTGGCTAGTATGCAGCTGCAGAAACTTAACAGCCAGTATCAGGGTATGGCTGCCGCCACTCCGGGCcaacccggggaggcagagccCCTGCAAAACTGGGACTTTGGGGCCCAGGCGGGAGGGGCGGAATCACTCTCTCCTTCTGCTGGTGCCCAGAACCCTGCTATCATCGATTCGGACCCGGTGGATGAGGAGGTGCTGATGTCGCTGGTGGTGGAACTGGGGTTGGACCGAGCCAATGAGCTTCCAGAGCTGTGGCTGGGGCAGAATGAGTTTGACTTCACTGCGGACTTTCCATCTAGCTGCTGA
- the CITED1 gene encoding cbp/p300-interacting transactivator 1 isoform X4: MPTTSRPALDVKGGTSPAKEDANQEMSSVAYSNLAVKDRKAVAILHYPGVASNGTKASGAPTSSSGSPIGSPTATPPTKPPSFNLHPTPHLLASMQLQKLNSQYQGMAAATPGQPGEAEPLQNWDFGAQAGGAESLSPSAGAQNPAIIDSDPVDEEVLMSLVVELGLDRANELPELWLGQNEFDFTADFPSSC; encoded by the exons ATGCCAACAACGTCGAGGCCTGCACTTGATGTCAAGGGTGGCACCTCACCTGCGAAGGAG GATGCCAACCAAGAGATGAGCTCCGTGGCCTACTCCAACCTTGCGGTGAAAGATCGCAAAGCAGTGGCCATTCTGCACTACCCTGGGGTAGCCTCAAATGGAACCAAGGCCAGTGGGGCTCCCACTAGTTCCTCAGGATCTCCAATAGGCTCTCCTACCGCCACCCCTCCCACTAAACCCCCATCCTTCAACCTGCACCCCACCCCTCACTTGCTGGCTAGTATGCAGCTGCAGAAACTTAACAGCCAGTATCAGGGTATGGCTGCCGCCACTCCGGGCcaacccggggaggcagagccCCTGCAAAACTGGGACTTTGGGGCCCAGGCGGGAGGGGCGGAATCACTCTCTCCTTCTGCTGGTGCCCAGAACCCTGCTATCATCGATTCGGACCCGGTGGATGAGGAGGTGCTGATGTCGCTGGTGGTGGAACTGGGGTTGGACCGAGCCAATGAGCTTCCAGAGCTGTGGCTGGGGCAGAATGAGTTTGACTTCACTGCGGACTTTCCATCTAGCTGCTGA